A portion of the Flavobacterium limnophilum genome contains these proteins:
- a CDS encoding MATE family efflux transporter, with translation MQTEKVVDMTRGAIAPQIIRFTMPLIIGNFFVLTYNAVDSIIVGRFVGANALAALGAASPVMNIMLFLIIGICLGMSVLMGNYFGSNDIDKLKRVISTSILAGGLFTVLIVVLGFFFTHSILALMNTPAVIIDDATTYLQIIFIGLIFTFIYNIYAATLRSMGNSKVSLYFLIASALLNVVLDILFVVIWKQGVAGAALATVIAEACSALFCILYVRFNIPFLRFKRSEFVLDRVFLKIILSYSSVAAMQQITLHLGKFLIQGAVNPLGVFVIAAFNAVTRIDDFVMIVQQNIGHGITGFLAQNKGKGNYSRIRKGFIIGVKMEILYSLLMTIIIFFFAKDLMILFVGKGESQVVEEGVQYLKIMSILYMLPGLTNVIQGYFRGLGKMKKTLNSTFIQIIVRVTAAYLIASYFGIKGFALACLIGWIFMLGYQVPVLLKIGKKNRIKRY, from the coding sequence ATGCAAACGGAAAAAGTTGTAGATATGACTCGTGGAGCGATTGCTCCACAAATAATCCGTTTTACAATGCCATTGATTATTGGTAATTTTTTTGTGCTGACATACAATGCTGTTGATTCTATTATTGTAGGACGTTTTGTAGGGGCAAATGCTTTGGCGGCTTTAGGTGCAGCAAGTCCTGTTATGAATATAATGCTCTTTTTAATTATTGGGATTTGTTTAGGGATGTCTGTATTGATGGGTAATTATTTTGGCTCAAATGACATTGATAAATTGAAAAGAGTTATTTCAACTTCAATACTCGCGGGTGGATTATTTACAGTGTTAATAGTTGTTTTAGGGTTTTTCTTTACACACAGTATCCTGGCATTAATGAATACTCCTGCTGTTATTATTGATGACGCAACAACTTACTTGCAGATAATTTTTATCGGACTCATTTTTACTTTTATTTATAATATTTATGCGGCTACTTTGCGTAGTATGGGAAATTCGAAAGTTTCTCTGTATTTTTTGATAGCATCTGCCTTACTTAATGTTGTTTTAGATATTCTATTTGTAGTTATTTGGAAACAAGGTGTTGCCGGAGCTGCATTGGCCACCGTTATTGCTGAAGCTTGCTCTGCTTTATTTTGTATTTTGTATGTTCGTTTTAATATCCCTTTTTTGAGATTTAAACGAAGTGAATTTGTTTTAGATAGAGTTTTCCTGAAAATTATATTGAGTTATAGTTCCGTTGCCGCTATGCAACAAATCACTTTACATTTGGGCAAATTTCTGATTCAGGGTGCTGTTAATCCACTTGGGGTATTTGTAATTGCTGCATTTAATGCGGTTACAAGAATTGATGATTTTGTAATGATTGTTCAACAAAATATAGGGCACGGTATCACTGGTTTTTTGGCACAAAACAAGGGGAAAGGGAATTATAGTCGTATTCGGAAGGGATTTATTATTGGTGTTAAGATGGAAATACTTTACAGTTTATTAATGACTATTATCATTTTCTTTTTTGCCAAGGATTTGATGATTTTATTTGTCGGTAAAGGGGAATCGCAAGTAGTCGAAGAAGGTGTTCAATATCTAAAGATTATGTCAATTCTTTATATGTTGCCTGGTCTAACTAACGTGATACAGGGGTATTTCCGTGGATTAGGAAAAATGAAAAAAACATTAAATTCCACATTTATCCAAATTATTGTTCGTGTGACTGCTGCTTATTTGATTGCCTCTTATTTTGGAATCAAAGGATTTGCATTAGCTTGTTTGATAGGCTGGATTTTTATGTTAGGCTATCAAGTTCCAGTATTATTAAAAATTGGCAAAAAAAATAGAATAAAACGTTATTGA
- a CDS encoding AsmA family protein, translating to MDSIKIKSILVKTVKYITISLTVILALMFVTPLIFSDKIKEEIKKTANKKLAGEMNYSDMNVSFFKHFPSLTLTLNDFKLNGSAPFQKERLINAKEVSFGINVSSLIFGKSIKIDEIYLSNSTINIKVNKDGLANYNVYISEKEVKKEEEEAAAIKLDHIEIINSQLVYDDQSTQLHFDAFSFNYLGKGDLSQDIFDLYSKAKIGKLNILYQNEHYLMNKKVDADLITKINVNSLSFIFEQNDLMINQLSVDFKGKFDFLKDGYNMDFVVKSTDSNLQDLFTAFPPKYITWLGKTELKGKTDLLLTLKGKYIESKKIAPELNLDFKIRDGFINYNKSTFPVSNLNLDLSTSLPSLNPELLIVNTKNISLNINQDYLKAKMFVKGMNTPEINAVFNSKIDLEKLNRALGIPDIELKGTLVGEGKAKGKYDPQHKIFPITNANINLKSGYIKTKYYPNPITNINILTTINNQKGTFSDLKITLKPAEFTFEGNPVFVEAQLDNFDDLAYDIKAKGTLDISKIYQVFSQKGLDIDGFVKADLVLKGKQSDAEKGNYSKLHNKGTLELRNILIASEYLPKKFLIKEGIFKINQDKMSFDNFLAAYGQSDFRMNGYLQNVFNFATTKTGVLRGSFTLNSTYINADEFMSKTEVATTNTASSSSPEVKSTTSKVETGVIMIPTNLDLQFQANAQKVNFNELTLSQAKGTMSMKKGVLTLQNTGFNLIGCAVNMNAKYQASTPIKAIFEYQIKASDFDIKRAYNEIKIFREMASATEKAQGTISLEYKLKGRLNANMEPVYPSLVGNGVVSVKDIKIHGMKMFSAVAKKTSKDEIKNPELSKVEIKSSIKNNIITLERFKFKFAGFRPRIEGTTSLDGRLNIKMRLGLPPLGIIGIPMTITGNKDNPKVKIGRQSEDLEETKDTIQ from the coding sequence ATGGATTCGATAAAGATAAAATCAATTTTAGTTAAAACGGTAAAATATATAACGATAAGTCTTACTGTAATTCTTGCGTTGATGTTTGTCACTCCATTAATTTTCTCCGATAAAATTAAAGAAGAAATCAAAAAAACGGCCAATAAAAAATTGGCTGGAGAAATGAATTATTCGGATATGAATGTTTCCTTTTTCAAGCATTTCCCTTCTTTGACCTTGACTTTGAATGATTTTAAACTAAACGGTTCGGCTCCATTTCAAAAAGAACGATTGATTAATGCCAAAGAAGTGTCTTTTGGAATCAATGTATCAAGCTTAATTTTTGGGAAATCCATAAAAATTGACGAAATCTATTTATCCAATTCCACCATAAACATTAAAGTCAACAAAGACGGATTGGCCAATTATAACGTTTATATTTCAGAAAAAGAAGTCAAAAAAGAAGAGGAAGAAGCCGCAGCCATAAAGCTGGATCACATCGAAATCATCAATAGCCAATTGGTTTATGACGACCAATCGACCCAACTTCATTTTGATGCTTTTAGCTTTAATTATCTTGGGAAAGGCGACTTGAGTCAAGATATATTTGATTTGTATTCGAAAGCAAAAATCGGAAAACTGAATATACTCTACCAAAACGAACATTATTTAATGAACAAAAAGGTAGATGCCGATTTGATTACCAAAATAAATGTAAACTCACTTTCTTTTATTTTTGAGCAAAACGACTTAATGATCAACCAACTTTCCGTTGATTTCAAAGGAAAATTTGATTTCTTGAAAGATGGCTACAATATGGATTTCGTAGTAAAATCAACCGACAGCAATCTACAAGATTTATTCACGGCTTTTCCCCCAAAATACATTACTTGGCTTGGTAAAACTGAACTTAAAGGAAAAACCGATTTACTTCTTACCTTAAAAGGAAAATATATTGAGTCCAAAAAAATTGCGCCAGAATTAAATCTGGATTTTAAAATAAGAGATGGATTTATCAATTATAACAAAAGTACATTCCCAGTTTCGAACCTGAATTTGGATTTGTCCACAAGCTTGCCTTCGTTAAATCCCGAGCTATTAATTGTCAACACCAAAAACATCTCTTTAAACATTAATCAAGATTATTTGAAGGCCAAAATGTTCGTTAAAGGAATGAATACTCCTGAAATTAATGCGGTTTTCAATTCCAAAATAGATTTGGAAAAACTGAATCGAGCCCTAGGAATTCCAGATATCGAACTAAAAGGAACACTTGTTGGCGAAGGAAAAGCAAAAGGAAAATACGATCCTCAGCATAAAATTTTCCCGATTACCAATGCCAACATCAACTTGAAAAGTGGCTATATCAAAACTAAATATTATCCAAATCCGATTACCAATATCAACATTCTGACTACCATTAACAACCAGAAAGGAACATTCAGCGATTTGAAAATCACATTAAAACCTGCCGAATTTACTTTCGAAGGAAACCCTGTTTTTGTTGAAGCCCAATTGGACAATTTTGATGATCTTGCATATGACATCAAGGCAAAAGGAACATTGGACATCAGCAAAATCTATCAAGTTTTTTCTCAAAAAGGCTTAGATATTGACGGTTTTGTCAAAGCCGATTTGGTTCTAAAAGGCAAACAAAGCGATGCCGAAAAAGGAAATTACAGCAAACTGCACAACAAAGGAACTTTAGAACTTAGAAACATTTTAATTGCATCTGAATACTTACCGAAAAAATTCCTGATTAAAGAAGGTATCTTCAAAATCAACCAAGATAAAATGTCTTTCGACAATTTCTTGGCAGCTTACGGACAATCTGATTTCAGGATGAATGGTTATTTACAAAACGTATTCAATTTTGCCACCACAAAAACTGGGGTTTTGAGAGGTTCATTCACGTTAAATTCAACCTATATCAATGCCGATGAATTTATGTCTAAAACAGAAGTTGCTACAACAAATACAGCTTCTTCATCAAGTCCAGAAGTAAAATCGACCACTTCAAAAGTAGAAACGGGTGTTATTATGATTCCGACTAATTTAGATTTACAATTTCAAGCCAATGCCCAAAAAGTGAATTTCAACGAACTAACTCTTAGCCAAGCAAAAGGGACAATGAGTATGAAAAAAGGTGTGTTGACTTTGCAAAACACAGGTTTCAATTTGATAGGTTGTGCAGTTAATATGAATGCTAAATACCAGGCAAGTACACCAATAAAAGCAATTTTTGAATACCAAATCAAAGCCTCTGATTTTGACATTAAAAGAGCTTATAACGAAATAAAAATCTTCCGTGAAATGGCCAGTGCCACCGAAAAAGCTCAAGGAACAATCTCTTTGGAATACAAACTCAAAGGCCGATTAAATGCCAATATGGAGCCTGTTTATCCTTCATTAGTGGGTAATGGAGTTGTTTCCGTGAAAGACATCAAAATACACGGAATGAAAATGTTTAGTGCCGTTGCCAAGAAGACCAGTAAAGATGAAATTAAAAACCCGGAACTATCCAAAGTAGAAATTAAAAGTTCGATAAAAAACAACATCATTACCTTGGAACGATTCAAATTCAAATTTGCCGGTTTCAGACCAAGAATTGAAGGAACCACAAGCTTGGACGGAAGACTAAATATCAAAATGAGATTGGGATTACCACCATTGGGAATCATAGGAATCCCGATGACAATTACGGGAAACAAAGACAATCCAAAAGTAAAAATTGGTCGTCAATCAGAAGATTTGGAAGAAACTAAAGATACAATTCAATAA
- a CDS encoding tRNA-(ms[2]io[6]A)-hydroxylase yields MLGLKLATDPRWVTIVESNIEEILTDHAWCEQKAATNIITIITYNSEHEELVTDLLEIAKEEIEHFQLVHNIIKERGLKLGRERKDHYVNELFKFLKKDGSRNDAFVDRLLFSAMIEARSCERFKVLSQNIEDKELAEFYRKLMISEAGHYTTFLRFARKYSEKVDVDKRWQEWIDFEGELITNYGKNETVHG; encoded by the coding sequence ATGTTAGGATTAAAATTAGCCACCGACCCAAGATGGGTAACCATCGTCGAATCGAACATCGAAGAAATCTTGACCGATCACGCTTGGTGTGAGCAAAAAGCGGCCACAAATATTATCACGATAATCACTTATAATTCAGAACACGAGGAATTGGTTACTGATTTATTGGAAATTGCCAAAGAAGAAATCGAGCATTTTCAGTTGGTTCACAACATTATCAAGGAGCGTGGATTAAAATTGGGAAGAGAACGAAAAGACCATTACGTCAACGAACTTTTCAAGTTTTTGAAAAAAGACGGCAGCCGAAACGACGCTTTTGTCGATAGATTATTGTTTTCGGCAATGATTGAGGCCAGAAGTTGTGAACGTTTCAAAGTATTGTCCCAAAATATTGAAGACAAGGAATTAGCCGAATTTTATAGAAAATTAATGATTAGCGAAGCGGGACATTACACTACATTTCTTCGTTTCGCCAGAAAATATTCCGAGAAAGTGGACGTGGACAAACGTTGGCAAGAATGGATTGACTTTGAAGGAGAACTAATCACCAACTACGGAAAAAACGAAACCGTTCACGGGTAA
- a CDS encoding glycosyltransferase encodes MNANQHVLIIGFVWPEPNSSAAGGRMVQLISIFAAQGFDVAFASPAMDSDYMVDLESLGVVKKSISLNCSSFDVFVKELNPAIVLFDRFMMEEQFGWRVAENCPDALRLLDTEDLHCLRLARQKAFKENRSFSTDDLLVEDVAKREIASILRCDVSLMIAEYEMELLQSVFKIDSNLLYYLPLLLEPIEDSTIQNLPSFEERNNFVFIGNFLHEPNWNAVEYLKETIWPLIRKQIPEAVLQIYGAYPSQKVLQLHQPKQGFHIMGRADDAQEVVKNARVVLAPLRFGAGIKGKLLEAMQCGTPSVTTTIGAESMCGDLPWNGFVTDDAQVFAEKAVELYQEKTLWLKAQKKGFEIIEKRYLKSLFEDDFMEHILKVQTNLKPHRLQNFIGTLLQHHTLTSTKYMSRWIEEKNK; translated from the coding sequence ATGAATGCAAATCAGCACGTTTTAATTATTGGTTTTGTTTGGCCGGAACCCAATTCTTCGGCAGCGGGAGGAAGGATGGTGCAATTGATTTCCATTTTTGCAGCACAAGGTTTTGATGTTGCTTTTGCCAGTCCAGCAATGGATAGCGATTATATGGTTGACTTGGAATCTCTGGGTGTTGTCAAGAAATCCATCTCTTTAAATTGTTCCAGTTTTGATGTTTTTGTAAAAGAATTGAATCCAGCAATTGTCTTGTTCGATCGTTTTATGATGGAAGAGCAATTTGGCTGGCGTGTTGCCGAAAATTGCCCCGATGCCTTACGATTACTAGATACCGAAGATTTACATTGTTTGCGTTTGGCACGCCAAAAGGCATTCAAGGAAAATCGATCCTTTTCAACGGACGACTTGCTCGTTGAAGATGTAGCCAAAAGAGAAATTGCCAGTATTTTGCGTTGCGATGTTTCCTTGATGATTGCCGAATATGAAATGGAATTGCTGCAATCCGTTTTTAAAATCGACTCTAATTTACTGTATTATTTGCCTTTGTTATTGGAGCCGATTGAAGATTCAACCATTCAAAATTTACCATCTTTCGAAGAACGAAACAACTTTGTCTTTATTGGAAACTTTCTTCACGAGCCCAATTGGAATGCGGTTGAATACCTGAAAGAAACGATTTGGCCACTCATCAGAAAGCAAATTCCGGAAGCGGTTTTGCAAATTTATGGAGCTTATCCTTCGCAAAAAGTATTGCAATTGCACCAACCAAAACAAGGTTTCCATATTATGGGTCGAGCCGATGATGCCCAAGAAGTCGTGAAAAATGCCCGTGTAGTTTTGGCTCCGTTACGTTTTGGCGCAGGAATAAAAGGAAAACTGCTTGAAGCTATGCAATGCGGAACGCCAAGTGTAACAACAACTATTGGAGCTGAATCAATGTGTGGCGATTTGCCTTGGAATGGATTTGTTACTGACGACGCTCAAGTTTTTGCAGAGAAAGCGGTAGAATTATATCAAGAAAAAACTCTTTGGCTAAAAGCCCAAAAAAAAGGTTTTGAAATTATAGAAAAACGCTATTTGAAATCTTTATTTGAAGATGATTTTATGGAGCATATTTTAAAAGTACAAACTAATTTAAAACCACATAGATTGCAAAATTTTATAGGAACACTATTGCAACATCATACTTTGACCAGCACAAAATATATGTCGCGATGGATAGAGGAGAAGAATAAGTGA
- a CDS encoding pyruvate dehydrogenase complex dihydrolipoamide acetyltransferase, protein MATIITMPRLSDTMTEGTVATWLKKVGDKVSEGDMLAEIETDKATMEFESFNEGTLLYIGIKEGETAPIDSLLAIIGNEGEDISALISGGATVSPAKEEVPAATDVKKEETATPAAATAALPAGVVVVTMPRLSDTMTEGTVATWLKKVGDKVSEGDMLAEIETDKATMEFESFNEGTLLYIGIQEGQTAPIDSLLAIIGPAGTDVSGIIASGGTAPVAVATEEAKAAPATLTAAPVVQEAPADGQRVLASPLAKKIASEKGIQLTQVKGSGENGRITKSDVENFTPQAAATPVAASAASAKSEAAAPAAKPYVPAGQVATEEIKNSTMRKIIAKRLAESLFTAPHYNLVIEVTMDEAMKSRSVINSVPDTKVSFNDMVIKASALALKKHPKINSQWSAESIIINYHVNIGVAVAVEDGLVVPVLPFTDGMSLSQIGTSVRDLAGRAKNKKLLPTEMEGSTFTISNLGMFGITEFNSIINQPNSAILSVGAIVEKPVVKNGQIVVGNTMMLSLACDHRTIDGATGAQFLQTLKQYIENPVTMLA, encoded by the coding sequence ATGGCTACAATTATAACGATGCCTCGTTTGAGCGACACTATGACAGAAGGAACGGTGGCGACTTGGTTAAAAAAAGTAGGAGACAAAGTAAGCGAAGGCGATATGCTGGCTGAAATTGAAACCGACAAAGCAACAATGGAATTTGAGTCTTTCAACGAAGGAACTCTTTTATATATTGGCATTAAAGAAGGAGAAACTGCTCCAATTGACTCTTTATTGGCCATTATCGGTAATGAAGGAGAAGACATTTCTGCCTTAATCTCCGGAGGCGCAACTGTATCACCGGCAAAAGAAGAAGTGCCAGCAGCAACAGATGTTAAAAAAGAAGAGACTGCCACTCCAGCCGCCGCAACCGCAGCTTTACCAGCGGGAGTTGTCGTGGTAACAATGCCTCGTTTGAGCGACACGATGACCGAAGGAACTGTAGCTACTTGGTTGAAAAAAGTAGGCGATAAAGTTTCAGAAGGCGATATGCTTGCTGAAATCGAAACCGACAAAGCAACAATGGAATTCGAATCTTTCAACGAAGGAACTTTATTATACATCGGAATCCAAGAAGGACAAACTGCCCCAATTGATAGTTTATTAGCTATTATTGGACCAGCAGGAACAGATGTTAGTGGAATTATCGCTAGTGGAGGAACTGCACCAGTAGCCGTTGCAACTGAAGAGGCGAAAGCTGCTCCAGCCACACTAACCGCTGCTCCAGTTGTTCAAGAAGCACCAGCCGACGGACAAAGAGTTTTGGCTTCGCCATTGGCAAAGAAAATTGCCAGCGAAAAAGGAATTCAATTGACACAAGTAAAAGGTTCTGGAGAAAACGGACGTATCACCAAAAGTGACGTAGAAAACTTTACTCCACAAGCTGCCGCTACACCAGTAGCTGCGAGTGCTGCATCTGCTAAATCAGAAGCTGCCGCACCTGCTGCAAAACCTTATGTTCCAGCAGGACAAGTTGCGACTGAAGAGATCAAAAATTCTACAATGCGTAAAATCATTGCGAAACGTTTGGCAGAATCTTTGTTCACTGCACCACATTACAACTTGGTAATCGAGGTGACTATGGACGAAGCGATGAAATCAAGAAGTGTTATCAATAGCGTGCCGGATACCAAAGTATCTTTCAACGATATGGTGATTAAAGCTTCTGCCTTGGCTTTGAAAAAGCACCCAAAAATCAATTCACAATGGTCTGCTGAATCAATCATCATCAACTATCACGTTAATATTGGTGTTGCCGTTGCCGTTGAAGACGGATTGGTTGTTCCTGTATTGCCGTTTACTGATGGCATGAGTTTATCTCAAATTGGAACCAGCGTAAGAGACCTTGCAGGAAGAGCCAAAAACAAAAAATTATTGCCTACCGAAATGGAAGGAAGTACTTTCACGATTTCTAACCTTGGAATGTTTGGCATTACTGAATTCAACTCCATCATCAACCAACCGAATTCTGCTATTCTATCCGTAGGAGCGATTGTAGAAAAACCAGTGGTAAAAAATGGACAAATCGTGGTAGGAAACACAATGATGTTATCTTTGGCTTGCGATCACAGAACTATCGACGGTGCAACCGGAGCACAGTTCTTGCAAACTTTGAAACAATATATTGAAAATCCAGTAACAATGCTAGCTTAA
- the pdhA gene encoding pyruvate dehydrogenase (acetyl-transferring) E1 component subunit alpha codes for MKEVTKEVYLKWYEDMLLWRKFEDKLAALYIQQKIRGFLHLYNGQEAVLAGALHAMDLSKDKMITAYRNHVQPIGMGVDPRRVMAELMGKVTGTSKGMGGSMHIFSKEHGFYGGHGIVGGQIPLGAGLAFGDKYNNTGGVTMTYFGDGASRQGSLHEAFNMAMLWNLPVVFIVENNGYAMGTSVERTANHPDIWKLGLGYEMPCGPVDGMNPVKVAEAMSEAIERARSGGGPTFLEMKTYRYRGHSMSDAQLYRSKEEVEEYKKIDPITQVLDVIKDQKYATDSEIEAIDQRVKDLIEECVKFAEESPYPEVQQLYDVVYEQENYPFIPHKL; via the coding sequence ATGAAAGAAGTAACAAAAGAAGTTTATTTAAAATGGTATGAAGACATGCTGCTTTGGAGAAAGTTTGAAGACAAACTAGCAGCACTATACATTCAACAAAAAATTAGGGGATTTCTACATTTATATAATGGTCAAGAGGCCGTTCTGGCTGGTGCATTACACGCCATGGACTTGTCAAAAGACAAAATGATTACCGCTTACAGAAACCACGTTCAACCTATCGGAATGGGTGTTGATCCAAGACGTGTTATGGCTGAACTTATGGGAAAAGTTACTGGAACCTCAAAAGGAATGGGTGGTTCTATGCATATTTTCTCTAAAGAACACGGTTTTTATGGAGGACACGGAATTGTTGGAGGACAAATTCCATTGGGAGCTGGATTGGCATTTGGAGACAAATACAACAATACCGGTGGAGTAACCATGACTTATTTTGGTGACGGTGCTTCTAGACAAGGTTCACTTCACGAAGCTTTCAATATGGCGATGCTTTGGAATCTTCCAGTAGTATTCATTGTTGAAAACAACGGTTATGCTATGGGAACTTCTGTAGAAAGAACTGCAAATCATCCCGATATTTGGAAACTGGGTCTAGGATACGAAATGCCTTGCGGACCAGTTGACGGAATGAATCCAGTAAAAGTTGCCGAAGCAATGAGCGAAGCTATCGAAAGAGCAAGAAGCGGCGGCGGACCAACTTTCCTTGAAATGAAAACTTACCGTTATAGAGGTCACTCTATGTCAGACGCACAATTATACCGTTCGAAAGAAGAAGTGGAAGAGTACAAAAAAATTGACCCTATTACCCAAGTTTTGGATGTAATCAAAGATCAAAAATACGCTACAGATTCAGAAATTGAAGCCATCGACCAAAGAGTAAAAGACTTGATCGAAGAATGTGTGAAATTTGCCGAAGAATCTCCATATCCAGAAGTACAACAATTATACGATGTTGTTTACGAACAAGAAAACTATCCATTTATTCCTCATAAACTATAA
- the cdd gene encoding cytidine deaminase, with the protein MKDIIITTQFSAFDSIQELPLDIQNLMEQAVAVRKNAYAPYSKFRVGAALLLDNGKIVLGSNQENAAYPSGLCAERVAIFQSGALYPDAKILKMAISAASDTNKTTAPIPPCGSCRQSIAEYEIKQETPIEIYFMGEIGLIYKSASLKNLLPFMFDKKFL; encoded by the coding sequence ATGAAGGACATTATAATTACAACCCAATTTTCCGCTTTTGATTCCATTCAAGAACTTCCTCTTGACATTCAAAATCTAATGGAGCAAGCCGTTGCCGTCAGAAAAAACGCTTATGCACCTTATTCCAAGTTTAGAGTTGGCGCAGCTCTTTTATTAGACAATGGAAAAATTGTATTAGGTTCAAACCAAGAAAATGCAGCTTACCCATCTGGACTTTGCGCTGAACGTGTGGCTATTTTTCAATCAGGTGCTCTTTATCCTGATGCAAAAATATTAAAAATGGCCATTAGTGCCGCTTCGGACACGAATAAAACCACCGCACCCATACCTCCCTGTGGCTCTTGCAGACAATCAATAGCGGAATACGAAATCAAACAAGAAACTCCAATCGAAATTTATTTTATGGGAGAAATAGGTCTTATTTACAAATCGGCTTCCCTAAAAAACCTTCTACCTTTTATGTTTGACAAAAAGTTTTTATAA
- the porV gene encoding type IX secretion system outer membrane channel protein PorV, with protein sequence MKKILLLFVCLFIISFAKAQENPITTGVPFLLVAADARAAGMADNGVASSADTFSQQWNPAKYAFALDKQGFSISYTPYLTDLVNDISLGQLTYYNRLNERSAFAGSFRYFGLGEIELRETGDPNEIPRTVSPSEFAFDGSYSLKLSEKFSMAVGARFINSNLKVVSDAGDASSASSFAIDVAGFFQSEEVAYNDFNGRWRAGFNIQNLGPKISYDNSEFSNNFLPANLKVGTGFDFILDDYNKVAVNVEFNKLLVPTPQVYYSNGGYGGVDMNGDGTIDSTDNDLADEEYRSIGWFSGVFQSFSDAPGGFSEELKEITYSVGAEYLYQDSFSMRMGYFHESPDKGAREFFSLGAGFKYNVVKVDVSYLFSTSQVKNPLENTLRFSLTFNFGDKYDEY encoded by the coding sequence ATGAAAAAAATACTATTACTTTTTGTCTGTTTATTCATAATTTCATTTGCAAAAGCACAAGAGAATCCTATCACGACAGGAGTCCCGTTTTTATTGGTGGCTGCCGATGCCAGAGCTGCAGGTATGGCAGACAACGGTGTTGCCAGTTCAGCCGATACTTTTTCGCAACAATGGAATCCTGCAAAATATGCTTTTGCACTAGACAAACAAGGATTTTCGATAAGCTACACGCCTTACCTCACCGACTTGGTAAACGACATCTCTTTAGGACAACTAACCTATTACAACAGACTAAACGAACGAAGCGCTTTTGCCGGGAGTTTTAGATATTTTGGACTTGGGGAAATCGAGTTGCGCGAAACAGGAGACCCCAACGAAATCCCAAGAACAGTCTCTCCAAGCGAATTTGCTTTTGACGGGTCTTATTCCTTAAAATTAAGCGAGAAATTCTCGATGGCCGTTGGTGCCCGATTCATAAATTCTAATTTAAAAGTAGTATCAGACGCAGGAGATGCTTCTTCTGCAAGTTCATTCGCCATTGATGTTGCCGGATTTTTCCAATCGGAAGAGGTCGCTTATAATGACTTCAATGGAAGATGGAGAGCTGGTTTCAACATCCAAAATTTAGGGCCAAAAATAAGCTATGACAATTCAGAATTCAGCAACAACTTTTTACCTGCCAATTTAAAAGTAGGAACTGGTTTTGATTTTATCCTTGACGATTATAACAAAGTAGCCGTAAATGTTGAATTTAACAAATTATTGGTACCAACCCCACAAGTATATTATAGTAATGGAGGTTATGGCGGAGTTGACATGAATGGGGACGGCACAATTGATTCTACGGATAACGATCTTGCAGATGAAGAATACCGCTCTATTGGATGGTTTTCGGGAGTTTTCCAATCCTTCTCTGACGCACCAGGCGGTTTCAGCGAAGAGTTGAAAGAAATCACCTATTCTGTTGGCGCCGAATATTTATACCAAGATTCGTTTTCGATGCGAATGGGATATTTTCACGAAAGTCCAGACAAAGGAGCCAGAGAATTTTTCTCTCTTGGAGCAGGATTCAAATACAATGTAGTTAAAGTCGATGTTTCTTACTTGTTTTCAACATCACAAGTCAAAAATCCGTTGGAAAACACGTTACGATTCTCGCTCACCTTTAATTTTGGTGACAAATACGATGAATATTAA